A genomic window from Flavobacterium johnsoniae includes:
- the truB gene encoding tRNA pseudouridine(55) synthase TruB produces the protein MTPEEYLDGQVLLIDKPLKWSSFQAVNKLKYLLINKVGLPKKFKIGHAGTLDPLATGLLLICTGKFTKKISELQGQAKEYTGTFYIGATTPSYDLETEIDQTFPTDHIDEALIHKTVKQFLGEIDQKPPIFSAIKKDGVRLYEHARAGETVEIASRKTTIHEFEITRIELPEIDFRVVCSKGTYIRSLAFDFGKAMNSGSHLTVLRRTKIGEYDVKNAIDITLFEESFK, from the coding sequence ATGACACCTGAAGAATATTTAGACGGACAAGTTTTATTGATTGACAAACCATTAAAATGGAGTTCGTTTCAAGCTGTCAATAAATTAAAATACCTTTTAATTAATAAAGTTGGACTTCCTAAAAAGTTCAAAATTGGTCATGCAGGAACTCTAGACCCTTTGGCGACCGGACTTTTATTAATCTGCACCGGAAAATTCACTAAAAAAATATCTGAGCTTCAAGGTCAGGCAAAAGAATATACGGGAACATTTTACATTGGAGCCACTACTCCATCTTATGATTTGGAAACTGAAATCGATCAGACTTTTCCAACCGATCATATTGATGAAGCTTTAATCCATAAAACAGTGAAGCAATTTTTAGGTGAAATCGATCAAAAACCGCCTATTTTTTCTGCCATTAAAAAAGACGGCGTTCGTTTATACGAACATGCGCGTGCGGGAGAAACAGTAGAAATTGCGAGCAGAAAAACGACTATTCACGAATTTGAAATCACAAGAATTGAATTACCAGAAATCGATTTTAGAGTTGTTTGTTCTAAAGGAACTTACATTCGTTCTCTTGCCTTTGATTTTGGAAAAGCGATGAATTCTGGTTCGCATTTAACCGTTTTACGTCGAACTAAAATTGGCGAATACGATGTTAAAAATGCAATTGATATTACTTTGTTTGAAGAAAGTTTTAAATAA
- a CDS encoding MmpS family transport accessory protein, producing the protein MKTQLKQIMLALTLVFTFASCSSDDDKGGNNSRDVKYEITGNFSGQIDAVYMESGDAGQSVDITKLPWTKEFTASAGTTGAGIQASGHGGVVDQTLTIKIYVGGKVEKETTAKAKADGTIIAIPGTYIFPL; encoded by the coding sequence ATGAAAACACAATTGAAACAAATAATGTTAGCATTAACTCTTGTATTTACATTTGCTTCTTGCAGCAGCGACGACGATAAAGGCGGAAACAATTCAAGAGACGTTAAATATGAAATAACAGGAAACTTTTCTGGACAGATCGATGCAGTTTATATGGAGTCTGGAGATGCAGGACAAAGTGTAGATATTACCAAATTACCTTGGACTAAAGAATTTACTGCTTCTGCAGGTACTACTGGTGCTGGAATCCAAGCTTCAGGTCATGGAGGTGTTGTTGATCAAACTTTAACTATAAAAATTTACGTTGGAGGAAAAGTAGAAAAAGAAACAACTGCGAAAGCAAAAGCTGACGGAACAATCATTGCAATTCCAGGCACTTATATATTCCCTCTATAA
- the leuS gene encoding leucine--tRNA ligase produces the protein MKYNPNEIDAKWQKYWAENQTFAAKNNSEKPKHYVLDMFPYPSGAGLHVGHPLGYIASDVYSRFKRHQGFNVLHPMGYDSFGLPAEQYAIQTGQRPEDTTRVNIDGGVDKEGKQIAGYRKQLDKIGFSFDWAREVRTSNPDYYKHTQWIFIQLFNSWYCKKQGKAFDIKDLVVVFEESGNALVEAVCDDNVAIFTADEWKSYSEDQKEKILLQYRMTYLAETEVNWCPGLGTVLANDEIVNGVSERGGFPVIRKKMTQWSMRISAYAERLLQGLNDIDWSESIKESQRNWIGKSVGALVTFNVKKHDEVIEVFTTRPDTIFGVTFMTLAPEHDLVAKITTPEQKEAVEAYIEKTSKRSERERMADVKTISGVFTGAYAEHPFTKESIPVWIGDYVLAGYGTGAVMAVPCGDERDYAFANFFKGTEGMQEIKNIFANVDISEAAYGSKDNVEITASDFLNGLNYKDATAKAIYKLEEIGQGKGKTNYRLRDAVFSRQRYWGEPFPVYYVNGLPKMIDTQHLPIILPEVEKYLPTEDGLPPLGNAAVWAWDSVQCSVVSTQLIDNVTIFPLELNTMPGWAGSSWYWMRYMDAHNENEFASKEALAYWENVDLYIGGSEHATGHLLYSRFWNKFLKDKGFAPTEEPFKKLINQGMILGTTAYVYRLEGTNTFVSKNKIEGQNVQPIRVDVNFVNSSDELNIEKFKAWREDFNTAEFIFDENGKYIVGREVEKMSKSYYNVVTPDDICNEYGADTLRLYEMFLGPLEQAKPWNTAGISGVFGFLKKLWRLYFDDNGLIVNNDEPTKDNLKSLHKTIKKVAEDIENFSFNTSVSQFMICVNELSSQNCHSRAILEPLAILVSPYAPHIAEELWSQLGHTTSISEVAFPIFEEKHLVETNKEYPVSFNGKMRFTIELPLDLTKEQIEEIVMKDERTQKQLDGRTPNKVIIVPGKIINLVG, from the coding sequence ATGAAATACAATCCAAACGAAATTGACGCCAAATGGCAAAAATATTGGGCAGAAAATCAAACTTTTGCAGCAAAAAATAACTCTGAAAAGCCGAAACATTATGTTCTCGACATGTTTCCTTATCCATCTGGAGCAGGATTACACGTTGGGCATCCGCTGGGTTATATAGCTTCAGATGTGTATTCTCGTTTCAAAAGACATCAAGGTTTCAATGTTTTGCATCCAATGGGTTACGATAGTTTCGGATTGCCGGCAGAACAATATGCGATTCAGACAGGTCAGCGTCCAGAAGACACGACGCGTGTAAATATTGACGGTGGCGTTGACAAAGAAGGAAAACAAATTGCGGGTTACAGAAAACAATTAGATAAAATCGGTTTTTCATTTGATTGGGCGCGCGAAGTTCGTACGTCAAATCCTGATTATTACAAACATACACAATGGATTTTTATTCAATTGTTTAATTCTTGGTATTGCAAAAAACAAGGAAAAGCATTTGATATTAAAGATCTTGTAGTTGTTTTTGAAGAAAGCGGAAATGCTTTGGTTGAAGCAGTTTGTGATGATAACGTTGCGATTTTTACTGCTGACGAATGGAAATCATATTCTGAAGATCAAAAAGAAAAAATCCTTTTGCAATACAGAATGACGTATTTGGCAGAAACCGAAGTAAACTGGTGTCCAGGCTTAGGAACTGTTTTGGCAAATGACGAAATTGTAAACGGAGTTTCGGAACGTGGAGGCTTTCCTGTTATAAGAAAAAAAATGACACAATGGAGTATGCGAATTTCTGCTTATGCCGAACGCTTGCTTCAAGGTTTAAATGATATAGATTGGAGTGAGTCAATCAAAGAATCTCAAAGAAACTGGATCGGGAAATCGGTTGGTGCTTTGGTGACTTTTAATGTGAAAAAGCATGATGAAGTAATCGAGGTTTTCACCACTCGTCCTGATACTATTTTTGGAGTTACTTTTATGACTTTGGCACCAGAACATGATTTGGTGGCTAAAATTACAACACCAGAACAAAAAGAAGCGGTTGAAGCGTATATCGAAAAAACGTCAAAACGTTCTGAGCGTGAACGTATGGCCGATGTAAAAACGATTTCAGGAGTTTTCACAGGAGCTTATGCAGAACATCCATTTACAAAAGAGTCAATTCCGGTTTGGATTGGCGATTATGTTTTGGCAGGTTACGGAACTGGTGCAGTAATGGCGGTTCCTTGCGGAGACGAAAGAGATTACGCTTTTGCTAATTTCTTTAAAGGAACTGAAGGAATGCAGGAAATAAAAAACATTTTCGCGAATGTTGATATTTCTGAAGCAGCTTACGGATCAAAAGATAACGTTGAAATCACAGCTTCTGATTTCTTAAACGGATTAAATTACAAAGATGCGACAGCAAAAGCAATTTATAAATTAGAAGAAATTGGACAAGGAAAAGGGAAAACAAATTACCGTTTGCGTGATGCGGTTTTCTCTCGTCAGCGTTATTGGGGAGAACCGTTCCCTGTTTATTATGTAAACGGATTACCAAAAATGATCGATACACAACATTTACCGATTATTTTGCCAGAAGTAGAAAAATATTTGCCAACCGAAGATGGTTTGCCACCTTTAGGAAACGCAGCAGTTTGGGCTTGGGACAGTGTTCAGTGTTCAGTAGTTAGTACTCAGTTGATTGACAATGTGACTATTTTTCCATTGGAATTAAATACAATGCCAGGTTGGGCGGGAAGTTCATGGTATTGGATGCGTTATATGGATGCGCACAATGAAAATGAATTTGCAAGTAAAGAAGCTTTAGCTTATTGGGAAAATGTAGATTTATACATTGGAGGAAGCGAGCACGCAACTGGACATTTATTGTATTCTCGTTTCTGGAATAAATTCTTAAAAGACAAAGGTTTTGCTCCAACTGAAGAACCATTCAAAAAACTGATCAATCAGGGAATGATTTTAGGAACGACAGCTTATGTTTACAGATTGGAAGGAACAAATACTTTTGTATCTAAAAATAAAATTGAAGGACAAAATGTACAGCCAATTCGTGTTGATGTTAATTTCGTTAATTCTTCAGATGAATTGAATATCGAAAAGTTCAAAGCTTGGAGAGAAGATTTTAATACAGCTGAATTTATTTTTGACGAAAACGGAAAATACATTGTTGGCCGAGAAGTCGAAAAAATGTCGAAATCATACTATAATGTTGTAACTCCAGATGATATTTGTAACGAATACGGTGCAGATACATTACGTTTATACGAAATGTTCTTAGGTCCGTTAGAACAGGCAAAACCTTGGAATACTGCTGGAATTTCTGGAGTTTTCGGTTTCTTAAAAAAATTATGGAGATTGTATTTTGATGATAATGGTTTAATCGTAAACAACGACGAACCAACAAAAGACAACTTAAAATCATTGCATAAAACCATCAAAAAAGTAGCAGAAGATATCGAGAATTTCTCTTTCAATACTTCGGTTTCTCAGTTTATGATTTGTGTAAATGAATTGTCTTCTCAAAACTGTCATTCAAGAGCGATTTTAGAGCCGTTAGCAATTTTGGTTTCGCCTTATGCGCCTCATATTGCAGAAGAATTATGGTCGCAGTTAGGGCATACAACTTCAATTTCAGAAGTTGCGTTTCCAATTTTCGAAGAGAAACATTTAGTTGAGACAAATAAAGAATATCCAGTTTCTTTCAACGGAAAAATGCGTTTCACAATCGAATTGCCTTTGGATTTAACTAAAGAACAAATCGAAGAAATTGTAATGAAAGACGAAAGAACTCAAAAACAATTAGACGGAAGAACTCCAAACAAAGTGATTATTGTTCCTGGGAAAATCATCAATTTGGTAGGATAA
- a CDS encoding cell division protein FtsX — translation MSSNFDKFQKRRLISSYFSVVLSVFLVLFLLGVLGLFIINSKKLADDFKEKIAMTVFFKNEANDSVVKAFNTELKRAPFALSYVYVSKEKAAKEHTDIIGEDFLTFLGENPLLNSYDIHLKADYVERDSIVKIENRFRKNAMVSDIVYDKQLVNLVNDNIRKVSMWILIISGFLTVIAVLLINSSLRLSIHSNRFIIKTMQMVGATKAFIRKPFVTRSVKLGMLGAGLAIIALIALLLYVESNFPGLGILEDKALIGLVLLAVFGLGVLITWVSTHFATQRFLNLRTDDLY, via the coding sequence ATGAGTTCTAACTTTGATAAATTTCAAAAGCGCAGGTTAATTTCCTCTTATTTTTCGGTAGTATTAAGTGTTTTCTTGGTTTTATTCCTTTTAGGAGTACTGGGATTATTCATTATTAATTCTAAAAAACTGGCAGACGATTTTAAAGAAAAAATCGCCATGACTGTTTTCTTCAAAAATGAAGCAAATGATAGCGTTGTCAAAGCCTTTAATACCGAATTAAAAAGAGCGCCATTTGCACTTTCTTATGTGTATGTGTCTAAAGAAAAAGCGGCTAAAGAACACACAGACATTATCGGAGAAGATTTTTTAACCTTTTTAGGAGAAAATCCACTTTTGAATTCATATGATATTCACTTAAAAGCAGATTATGTTGAAAGAGATAGTATCGTGAAAATCGAAAACCGTTTCCGTAAAAATGCAATGGTTTCAGATATTGTTTATGACAAACAATTGGTAAATCTAGTAAACGACAACATCAGAAAAGTAAGTATGTGGATTTTGATTATCAGTGGTTTCTTGACCGTAATTGCTGTTTTATTAATCAATAGTTCATTGCGTTTATCGATACATTCTAATCGTTTTATTATCAAAACGATGCAAATGGTTGGAGCTACAAAAGCATTTATTCGAAAACCATTTGTAACAAGAAGCGTAAAATTAGGAATGCTAGGCGCAGGATTGGCAATTATTGCTTTGATCGCACTTTTACTTTATGTAGAAAGTAATTTCCCAGGTTTAGGAATTTTAGAAGACAAAGCCTTAATCGGATTGGTTTTATTGGCCGTTTTCGGATTGGGAGTTTTAATTACTTGGGTAAGCACGCATTTTGCAACACAACGTTTCTTGAATTTAAGAACTGACGATCTTTATTAA
- a CDS encoding undecaprenyl-diphosphate phosphatase: MNTLQAIVLAIIEGITEFLPVSSTGHMIIASSFFGIAHDDFTKLFTIVIQLGAILSVVILYFKRFFQTFDFYFKLLVAFIPAVVLGLLLSDIIDGLLENPVTVAVSLLIGGIILLKVDEWFNKPNDPEVSTEITYAKALKIGLFQCLAMIPGVSRSGASIVGGMSQKLTRTSAAEFSFFLAVPTMLGATAKKCYDYYKAGFELSHDQINILVIGNVVAFIVALLAIKTFIGFLTKNGFKVFGYYRILAGIILLLIHFFIHPLTII, translated from the coding sequence ATGAACACATTACAAGCTATTGTTCTTGCCATTATTGAAGGAATTACAGAATTTTTACCTGTTTCTTCAACTGGACACATGATTATTGCCTCTTCTTTTTTTGGAATCGCACACGACGATTTCACAAAACTTTTCACCATTGTAATTCAGCTTGGCGCAATACTTTCAGTTGTAATTTTATACTTCAAACGTTTCTTTCAAACTTTTGATTTTTACTTTAAACTTTTAGTTGCTTTTATTCCTGCCGTAGTTTTAGGATTATTATTAAGCGATATTATTGACGGATTATTAGAAAATCCAGTTACAGTTGCTGTTTCACTTTTAATTGGAGGAATTATTTTATTGAAAGTTGACGAATGGTTTAATAAACCAAACGATCCAGAAGTTTCAACTGAAATTACATATGCAAAAGCTTTAAAAATTGGATTATTTCAATGTCTTGCGATGATTCCTGGAGTTTCTCGAAGCGGTGCAAGTATAGTTGGAGGAATGTCACAAAAATTGACTAGAACTTCAGCAGCTGAATTTTCATTTTTCTTAGCCGTCCCAACTATGTTAGGAGCAACTGCAAAAAAATGCTACGATTATTATAAAGCTGGTTTCGAATTATCTCATGATCAAATAAACATACTTGTTATTGGAAATGTCGTTGCTTTTATTGTAGCGCTTTTAGCCATTAAAACTTTCATCGGATTTTTAACTAAAAATGGTTTCAAAGTTTTTGGTTATTACCGAATTCTTGCTGGAATCATTTTATTATTGATTCACTTTTTCATTCATCCGCTTACCATTATATAA
- a CDS encoding zinc metallopeptidase, giving the protein MGSGYLIIAGAIMLFSWLVSSQLKSKFELYSKLQLRNGMSGAEIAEKMLADNGITDVRVISTPGQLTDHYNPSDKTVNLSEAVYSHRNAAAAAVAAHECGHAVQHAIGYEWLTMRSKLVPIVSVASNYVQWILIAGILMIKVFPQLLLVGIIIFAATTLFSIITLPVEYDASNRALAWLENKHMLTQEEQAGAKDALKWAARTYVVAAIGSIATLLYYISIYSGSRRN; this is encoded by the coding sequence ATGGGATCTGGATATCTAATTATTGCTGGAGCAATTATGCTGTTCAGCTGGCTGGTAAGTTCTCAGCTAAAGAGTAAATTTGAATTATACTCGAAATTACAATTAAGAAACGGAATGAGCGGCGCCGAAATTGCCGAAAAAATGCTTGCCGACAACGGAATTACTGATGTTCGTGTTATCTCGACACCAGGTCAGTTAACAGATCATTATAATCCTTCAGATAAAACAGTAAATTTAAGTGAAGCTGTTTATAGTCACAGAAATGCTGCGGCTGCGGCAGTTGCGGCACACGAATGCGGTCATGCGGTGCAACACGCAATTGGTTACGAATGGCTAACTATGCGTTCTAAATTAGTGCCGATTGTAAGTGTGGCTTCAAACTACGTACAATGGATTTTAATTGCAGGAATCTTGATGATTAAAGTTTTTCCACAATTATTATTGGTCGGAATTATCATTTTTGCGGCTACAACTTTGTTTTCGATTATTACACTTCCTGTAGAATATGATGCGAGTAACCGTGCTTTGGCTTGGCTTGAGAATAAACATATGCTAACACAAGAAGAACAAGCAGGAGCAAAAGACGCTTTAAAATGGGCAGCAAGAACTTATGTAGTTGCTGCAATTGGTTCAATTGCAACGTTGTTATACTATATCTCGATTTATTCTGGAAGTAGAAGAAACTAA
- a CDS encoding winged helix-turn-helix domain-containing protein: MIENKKYKVEVRVWIEETEGAFLGIGKIWLLENIRKTGSITNAAKEMKMAYRQAWQLVEEMNQRAESPLVEKLLGGKGGGGARLTEAGEKAIAVFYEVENRIKEFAQKETQNLKF; the protein is encoded by the coding sequence ATGATTGAAAATAAGAAATATAAGGTTGAAGTTCGCGTTTGGATTGAAGAAACTGAAGGTGCTTTTCTAGGAATTGGAAAAATCTGGCTTCTCGAAAATATCCGCAAAACGGGATCTATAACCAACGCTGCAAAGGAAATGAAAATGGCGTATCGACAAGCTTGGCAATTGGTTGAAGAAATGAATCAGCGTGCTGAATCTCCTTTAGTCGAAAAACTTCTCGGCGGAAAAGGCGGCGGTGGCGCTCGATTGACCGAAGCTGGAGAAAAAGCAATTGCTGTTTTTTATGAAGTTGAAAATCGAATTAAAGAATTTGCTCAGAAAGAAACTCAAAATCTTAAGTTTTAA
- a CDS encoding thioredoxin family protein, with translation MKSIVAKGLFNSHSYIEYRKIVTDLLSEGKSTGNEQSESLTNYSKLNEARMNRLEKTITISDDVANKLQNLDNHYIWLVLSEGWCGDAAQILPILNKMALASNKKIDLRIAFRDENEDLMSHYLTNGGRAIPKVIVICKEAGIVRTDWGPRPKGASELMAKHKREVGPIDEKIKTDLQLWYLADKGISVQEELLEIMENIKYNRL, from the coding sequence ATGAAAAGCATCGTAGCCAAAGGTTTGTTCAATAGTCACTCTTATATTGAATATAGAAAGATTGTAACCGATTTATTATCTGAAGGAAAATCAACCGGAAATGAACAATCAGAAAGTTTGACGAATTATTCTAAATTGAATGAAGCGAGAATGAACCGTTTGGAAAAAACAATCACAATTTCTGATGATGTTGCTAATAAACTTCAAAACTTAGACAATCATTACATTTGGCTCGTTCTTTCTGAAGGTTGGTGTGGAGATGCGGCTCAAATTCTTCCAATTTTGAATAAAATGGCTTTGGCTTCAAATAAAAAAATAGATTTAAGAATTGCATTTCGAGATGAAAATGAAGATTTAATGAGTCATTATTTAACGAATGGTGGAAGAGCGATTCCGAAAGTAATTGTTATTTGTAAAGAAGCAGGAATTGTTCGTACAGATTGGGGACCAAGACCAAAAGGGGCTTCAGAATTAATGGCAAAACACAAAAGAGAGGTTGGGCCGATTGACGAAAAAATAAAAACCGATTTGCAATTATGGTATTTGGCAGACAAAGGAATTTCTGTTCAGGAAGAATTGCTGGAAATTATGGAAAACATCAAGTACAATCGACTTTGA
- a CDS encoding ATP-binding protein: protein MNKIHALLFFLFFSVISNSQVILSLDDDTAYIDSIVKITKNTKSDSVKSLNSFRLSKLFLMAQNAKSSKEYLEQANRLKVKFPFLKDASIFYNASGFLAKGDMEGFEKALLDANSKLKRYRNKEAYKLRAVILQNYGIMQQRKNNENAYMKLLVNEAIPIAKKSGDYELISALNKAVAIIFMNNSEREKASEYLGQAQKYIENTSKKSPTLAESKMETYIINAENLVELKHFYDAKEILDKAYSTLEKYPESNLNDSYFYSEGIYFAKQNKHKEALVSFEKGIKSAENHQNAIALNRLKFAEYEVLFKLKNYDKAKSNLEYLIEKTPFIVDKKNYYKELSKVYNATKEFPKAYFYSNKYNVINDSLNDAKLRSEIVELEAKYKKAESERKINLLQSENEKAVLQGNNNRLNSMLFAVLSFLLFLTVLFLWIYSNYQKKLSFQKELNHKQELSALENQQKLSISNALIEGEEIERKRIARELHDGLGSMLSGLKMHLNLADRENKEINPNINGMLNDSIKELRNISQNLMPESLMKLGLEHALKDLCASHSTSETTIDFQYLIKKSTFPQHFKIMIYRIIQELLNNALKYAKASQILISCSQNKDVFYITVEDNGIGFNVKHAEKRDGMGLRNIKNRVAFLNGKLEIDSIPNKGTSTYIELKI from the coding sequence ATGAATAAAATCCACGCCCTACTTTTCTTTTTGTTTTTCTCCGTTATTTCCAATTCTCAGGTAATTCTTTCATTAGATGATGATACTGCGTACATCGACAGTATTGTTAAAATCACAAAAAACACAAAATCGGACAGTGTAAAAAGTTTGAATAGTTTTAGATTGTCTAAACTGTTTTTAATGGCGCAGAACGCAAAAAGTTCTAAAGAATATCTCGAACAAGCCAATCGGTTAAAAGTGAAGTTTCCTTTTTTAAAAGACGCTTCTATTTTTTATAATGCTTCGGGTTTTCTTGCAAAAGGAGATATGGAAGGTTTTGAAAAGGCTTTGCTCGACGCTAATTCAAAACTCAAAAGATATCGTAATAAAGAAGCGTATAAACTTCGTGCTGTTATTCTTCAGAACTACGGAATTATGCAGCAAAGAAAGAATAATGAAAACGCTTATATGAAATTGCTGGTCAATGAAGCGATTCCGATTGCTAAAAAAAGTGGCGATTATGAGTTAATCAGTGCTTTGAATAAAGCAGTTGCGATTATTTTTATGAATAATAGTGAACGTGAAAAAGCTTCGGAATATTTAGGTCAAGCGCAGAAATATATTGAAAATACATCTAAAAAATCGCCAACTTTGGCAGAATCTAAGATGGAAACGTATATTATAAACGCAGAAAATTTAGTTGAACTCAAACATTTTTACGACGCTAAAGAAATCTTAGACAAAGCGTATTCGACTTTAGAAAAATATCCAGAATCAAACTTAAACGATTCTTATTTTTATTCGGAAGGAATTTATTTCGCAAAACAAAACAAGCATAAAGAAGCATTAGTGAGTTTTGAAAAAGGAATTAAATCAGCAGAAAATCATCAAAATGCTATTGCTTTAAATCGTCTGAAATTTGCTGAATATGAAGTTCTTTTTAAACTCAAAAATTACGATAAAGCAAAAAGTAATTTGGAATATTTAATTGAAAAAACGCCTTTTATTGTAGATAAAAAGAATTACTACAAAGAATTGTCTAAAGTTTATAATGCGACAAAAGAATTTCCAAAAGCTTATTTTTATTCGAATAAATACAATGTTATAAACGATAGTCTCAACGATGCAAAATTGAGAAGCGAAATTGTAGAACTCGAAGCGAAATACAAAAAAGCTGAAAGCGAAAGAAAAATCAATTTGCTTCAATCTGAAAATGAAAAAGCAGTTTTGCAAGGCAACAATAATCGTTTGAATTCGATGCTTTTTGCGGTGCTTTCTTTTCTGTTGTTTTTAACGGTTTTGTTTTTATGGATTTACAGCAATTATCAAAAGAAGCTGAGTTTTCAAAAAGAGCTAAATCATAAACAAGAATTATCTGCGCTCGAAAATCAGCAGAAATTATCGATTTCTAATGCTTTGATTGAGGGAGAAGAAATTGAGAGAAAAAGAATTGCTAGAGAATTGCACGATGGTCTCGGCAGTATGCTTTCGGGTTTAAAAATGCATTTGAATCTTGCCGATCGAGAAAATAAAGAAATCAATCCAAATATTAACGGAATGCTTAATGATTCGATTAAAGAACTTCGCAATATTTCTCAAAATTTAATGCCCGAAAGTTTAATGAAATTAGGTTTGGAACATGCCTTGAAAGATCTGTGTGCTTCGCATTCTACTTCAGAAACAACAATTGATTTTCAGTATTTAATTAAAAAATCAACTTTTCCGCAACATTTTAAAATTATGATTTATAGAATTATTCAAGAACTTCTGAATAATGCTCTTAAATATGCTAAAGCCTCTCAAATTTTAATTTCCTGCTCGCAAAACAAAGATGTTTTTTATATCACGGTTGAAGATAACGGAATCGGATTTAATGTTAAACACGCGGAAAAAAGAGATGGAATGGGATTGAGAAATATTAAAAATCGCGTGGCATTTTTGAATGGAAAACTAGAAATCGATTCTATTCCAAACAAAGGAACTTCAACTTATATAGAATTGAAAATATAA
- a CDS encoding Lrp/AsnC family transcriptional regulator, whose product MKINSLLIEIDGIDKEILRYLMDDARKPILQIANKIGISGAAIHQRLKKLEQSGVISGSKFTVNPKVLGYNTMAFVGVYLDKASRNSEAVKELRKIPEVLECHYTTGNWSVLIKIICRDNEHLMQLLNTKIQAIEGVSRTETFISLDQQIDRQIQL is encoded by the coding sequence ATGAAAATCAACTCCCTTTTAATTGAAATTGACGGCATCGACAAGGAAATTCTTCGTTATTTAATGGACGATGCCCGAAAACCAATTCTGCAAATCGCCAATAAAATCGGAATTTCTGGAGCCGCAATTCACCAGAGATTAAAAAAGCTGGAACAATCTGGCGTTATTTCTGGATCTAAGTTTACTGTAAATCCAAAAGTTTTGGGTTATAACACTATGGCGTTTGTTGGTGTTTATCTAGACAAAGCTTCGCGAAACTCTGAGGCGGTAAAAGAATTAAGAAAAATTCCCGAGGTTTTAGAATGTCATTATACAACGGGAAACTGGTCGGTTTTAATTAAAATAATCTGTCGCGACAACGAACATTTGATGCAACTTTTAAATACTAAAATCCAAGCTATTGAAGGCGTTTCGAGAACAGAAACTTTTATTTCTCTAGATCAGCAGATTGATAGACAGATTCAATTATAA
- a CDS encoding DUF3098 domain-containing protein yields the protein MKNNNNNVEQQPKQEFLFDGINYKILLIGIAVIALGFILMSGGGSKDPNVFNEEIFNFRRIRLAPTTVLIGFGITIYSIFKKSK from the coding sequence ATGAAAAACAACAACAATAACGTAGAACAACAGCCAAAACAGGAATTCCTTTTTGACGGCATCAATTACAAAATCCTTTTAATTGGTATTGCCGTAATTGCTTTAGGATTTATTTTAATGTCTGGCGGAGGAAGTAAAGATCCGAATGTTTTTAACGAAGAAATTTTCAATTTTAGACGTATTCGTTTAGCGCCGACAACTGTTTTAATCGGTTTCGGAATCACGATTTATTCTATATTTAAAAAATCAAAATAA
- a CDS encoding response regulator transcription factor — protein MRYRTVIVDDHPIVISGIAGLLADLENIEIVQKFGSGISLLEYIEDHKIDLILMDIFLPIINGVDLCKTIKQKYPKIVIIGMSSQSERSLVMQFIQNGGNGYILKNASFDEFKNCIYKAIDGEIVFSEEVKTIISQPLSEDLERIPGLSRRERDIALLLSQGKSTQEIADDLFLSFLTVQTHRRNILQKYKMKNVAELIAFLLKNNMLN, from the coding sequence ATGAGATACAGAACAGTAATTGTAGACGATCATCCGATAGTTATTTCAGGTATAGCTGGCTTATTGGCGGATTTAGAAAATATAGAAATTGTACAAAAATTCGGTTCCGGAATATCACTTTTGGAATATATAGAAGATCATAAAATTGATTTGATTTTAATGGATATTTTTCTTCCCATAATAAATGGAGTCGATTTGTGTAAAACAATCAAGCAAAAGTATCCGAAAATAGTCATTATCGGAATGAGCAGCCAATCTGAGAGAAGTTTGGTAATGCAGTTTATTCAAAACGGAGGAAATGGCTATATTTTGAAAAACGCTTCTTTTGATGAATTCAAAAACTGCATTTATAAAGCGATTGATGGAGAAATTGTTTTTAGCGAAGAAGTAAAAACGATTATCAGTCAGCCATTGTCTGAAGATTTAGAACGTATTCCAGGTCTGAGCAGAAGAGAACGCGATATAGCTTTATTACTTTCTCAAGGAAAATCGACTCAGGAAATTGCCGACGATTTGTTTTTGAGTTTTCTAACAGTCCAAACGCATCGCCGAAATATTCTTCAAAAATATAAAATGAAAAATGTGGCAGAATTAATTGCATTTCTTTTGAAAAACAATATGTTGAATTGA